The proteins below come from a single Hyperolius riggenbachi isolate aHypRig1 chromosome 8, aHypRig1.pri, whole genome shotgun sequence genomic window:
- the P2RY10 gene encoding putative P2Y purinoceptor 10, whose amino-acid sequence MASENLSNCSKPPDFQHTLYAITYTVIFIPGLLANSIAVWVLRNYINKKSKAIIFMINLASADLAHVLSLPLRIYYYINHTWPFGRFLCLLCFYLKYLNMYASIIFLTLISVQRYVFTANPFKAKDWKRRYDVAISVCVWIVVGSACLAFPIYRSSGMTNSTSCFADLGTSKMTGGTTVGMLIAAELSGFIIPLTVITYSTVKTRTQLKINSLEGIKEKGKRKALWMVMMCAFVFIICFTPYHISFFFYVLVGSQAIQNCVAQKIIMDFHPISLCLASFNCCLNPILYFFIASEFQNEMVKHGSSVIRMRLTSRESVSSMSP is encoded by the coding sequence ATGGCAAGTGAAAACCTATCAAACTGTAGCAAACCACCTGACTTCCAACATACCCTGTATGCCATCACCTACACCGTCATCTTCATACCTGGTCTGCTCGCCAACAGCATTGCCGTATGGGTTCTCCGAAATTATATCAACAAGAAGAGCAAAGCCATTATTTTCATGATCAATTTGGCTTCGGCTGACCTCGCCCATGTATTGTCACTGCCGTTGCGGATTTATTACTACATAAATCACACCTGGCCTTTTGGACGGTTTTTATGCTTATTGTGTTTTTATCTCAAGTATCTGAACATGTACGCCAGTATCATCTTTCTAACGCTCATCAGCGTCCAGAGATACGTCTTCACCGCCAATCCTTTCAAAGCCAAGGACTGGAAAAGGAGGTATGATGTTGCCATCAGCGTATGCGTATGGATTGTGGTTGGCAGTGCATGCCTGGCATTCCCTATCTACAGGAGTTCTGGAATGACAAACTCCACAAGTTGTTTTGCTGACCTTGGCACTTCAAAAATGACTGGTGGCACCACCGTTGGCATGCTTATTGCCGCAGAACTGTCTGGCTTTATAATTCCTTTGACTGTTATTACTTACAGCACTGTAAAGACTCGAACACAACTCAAAATAAATTCCTTAGAGGGTAtaaaggaaaaaggaaagaggaaggcTCTGTGGATGGTCATGATGTGTGCCTTTGTATTTATCATTTGCTTTACCCCGTACCATATTAGTTTCTTCTTCTACGTACTGGTCGGTTCACAAGCCATCCAGAACTGTGTCGCTCAGAAGATCATTATGGATTTTCACCCCATTTCACTTTGTCTAGCCAGTTTTAATTGCTGCCTGAACCCGATCCTGTATTTCTTTATAGCATCAGAATTCCAAAATGAGATGGTTAAACATGGGTCGTCTGTGATCCGTATGCGTCTTACAAGCAGAGAAAGTGTTTCTTCTATGTCACCCTGA